One Mangifera indica cultivar Alphonso chromosome 4, CATAS_Mindica_2.1, whole genome shotgun sequence genomic region harbors:
- the LOC123214442 gene encoding fructose-bisphosphate aldolase 3, chloroplastic codes for MACASFAKLNAASSQWIGQQSFTQRSGSSASTRFATRRVSLPIRASSYTDELVKTAKTVASPGRGILAIDESNATCGKRLSSIGLDNTEANRQAYRQLLLTTPGLGEHISGAILFEETLYQSTTDGKKFVDCLREENIMPGIKVDKGLVPLPGSNNESWCQGLDGLASRSAEYYKQGARFAKWRTVVSIPCGPSALAVKEAAWGLARYAAISQDNGLVPIVEPEILLDGDHPIERTLEVAEKVWSEVFFYLAENNVIFEGILLKPSMVTPGAEHKEKASPETIAKFTLTMLKRRVPPAVPGIMFLSGGQSEVEATLNLNAMNQAPNPWHVSFSYARALQNTVLKTWQGRPENVEAAQKALLVRAKANSLAQLGKYSGEGESEEAKKGMFVKGYTY; via the exons ATGGCCTGTGCAAGCTTCGCCAAGCTAAACGCCGCGTCGTCTCAATGGATCGGCCAACAATCCTTCACGCAACGCTCCGGATCGTCTGCCTCGACTCGTTTCGCAACTCGCCGAGTTTCCCTCCCGATCCGCGCCAGTTCTTACACCGATGAACTCGTCAAGACTGCC AAAACTGTTGCATCGCCTGGTCGTGGTATTCTTGCTATTGATGAGTCGAATGCAACTTGTGGAAAGAGATTGTCCTCAATTGGGTTGGACAACACTGAGGCCAACAGACAGGCTTACAGACAACTTTTGCTGACTACTCCTGGTCTTGGTGAGCATATCTCTGGTGCCATTCTTTTTGAGGAAACACTTTACCAATCAACTACAGATGGAAAGAAGTTCGTGGATTGCTTGCGCGAGGAGAATATCATGCCTGGTATTAAAGTCGACAAG GGTTTGGTTCCTCTACCAGGATCAAACAATGAATCTTGGTGCCAAGGTTTGGATGGATTGGCGTCAAGATCTGCTGAATACTACAAGCAAGGTGCTCGATTTGCCAAGTG GAGGACAGTTGTTAGCATCCCATGTGGTCCTTCTGCTCTTGCTGTTAAGGAAGCTGCATGGGGACTTGCACGATATGCTGCCATCTCTCAG GACAACGGTCTTGTGCCGATAGTGGAACCTGAGATTCTTCTTGATGGAGACCACCCAATTGAGAGGACCCTTGAAGTGGCAGAGAAGGTCTGGTCAGAGGTCTTTTTCTACTTGGCcgaaaacaatgtcatttttgAGGGAATCCTCCTTAAGCCCAGCATGGTCACACCGGGAGCTGAACACAAGGAAAAGGCTTCCCCTGAGACCATTGCTAAATTCACGTTAACAATGCTTAAGAGAAGAGTCCCCCCAGCAGTTCCTGGAATCATG TTTTTGTCAGGAGGACAATCCGAAGTGGAAGCAACTCTGAATTTGAACGCAATGAACCAAGCCCCCAACCCATGGCATGTGTCCTTCTCATATGCACGAGCACTGCAGAACACTGTCCTTAAAACATGGCAAGGTCGCCCTGAGAACGTTGAAGCTGCCCAGAAGGCACTGTTGGTTCGCGCAAAAGCAAACTCTCTGGCTCAACTTGGAAAGTACTCCGGGGAAGGTGAAAGTGAAGAAGCCAAGAAAGGAATGTTTGTTAAGGGCTACACCTACTAA